Proteins co-encoded in one Bacillus paramycoides genomic window:
- a CDS encoding response regulator transcription factor produces MKIKVLLVDDHTVVLKGLAFFLSTQEDLELVGEASNGKEALVKVGETNPDVVLMDLYMPEMDGVEATACIKKEYPNVKVIVLTSFSDQAHVLPALRAGASGYILKDVEPDQLVEAIRSAYKGNIQLHPDIANALLSQTLPVVEKEEEPSIQVDVLTARENEVLQLLAKGMSNKEIASVLVITEKTVKAHVSSILSKLNLSDRTQAALYAVKNGVV; encoded by the coding sequence GTGAAAATAAAAGTATTGTTAGTCGATGATCATACAGTTGTTTTAAAAGGATTGGCATTTTTTTTAAGTACGCAGGAAGATTTAGAGTTAGTTGGAGAAGCAAGTAATGGGAAAGAGGCATTAGTGAAAGTAGGGGAGACAAATCCTGATGTTGTACTAATGGATTTATACATGCCCGAAATGGATGGTGTTGAGGCGACAGCGTGTATTAAAAAAGAATATCCAAATGTGAAAGTAATTGTATTAACTAGCTTTTCTGATCAGGCGCATGTTTTACCAGCATTAAGGGCGGGAGCAAGTGGCTATATTTTAAAAGATGTAGAACCAGATCAGCTTGTTGAAGCGATTCGAAGCGCATATAAAGGTAATATTCAATTACATCCCGATATAGCAAATGCCCTTCTCTCTCAAACATTACCTGTGGTAGAAAAAGAAGAAGAACCTTCTATTCAAGTAGATGTGCTAACAGCAAGAGAAAATGAAGTGTTGCAACTATTAGCGAAGGGGATGAGTAATAAAGAAATCGCTTCTGTTTTAGTTATTACAGAAAAAACGGTAAAAGCTCACGTCAGTAGTATTTTGAGTAAGTTGAATTTATCTGATCGTACGCAAGCGGCGTTATATGCAGTGAAAAATGGAGTCGTATAA
- a CDS encoding GAF domain-containing sensor histidine kinase, giving the protein MFQENRTNELVILKEIAETLNTSNDTYHVLQAVLEKLLSVTGLTTGWIFLADENGRYTKLIDYQLPEALTYENKRPMCEGECWCLRGFVDGKLERAVNIIECKRINNAIEYNWGDTEGILHHATVPLKAGGEKFGLLNVASPGKTHFSEEELVLLQSVAFQIGTALKRAKLYENEKRRAHYYVKLERFIQVLRTIHQINILPEKVVNQLGEVFQWNQIAFFIREEKELSLRASYCLEELQEDIKEAAKEALEKSEPILLNHQTHHKVASNRTVIATPIQIQSHIFGVLCVSSNNGEFDVNTIDVLQAITNHISFVIENIRLNEQRRELVRMEERNRLARDLHDSVSQKLFSLTFMTKGAEAVLKGQNEKVDQSLHEMRELAQGALKEMRTLIWQLRPAGLEKGLLPALKQYGENLGLKIREQVTGVRDLPRVVEEALWRIGQEALNNVSKHANVREATIYFKVTEKNVSLEIVDQGNGFVEKDIKEKKSLGMTTMRERVELVGGTIKIVSGKKRTSVKISVPL; this is encoded by the coding sequence ATGTTTCAAGAGAATCGTACAAATGAATTAGTTATATTAAAAGAAATTGCAGAAACACTAAATACATCAAATGATACATATCATGTATTGCAAGCAGTACTAGAAAAATTACTTAGTGTAACAGGTTTAACGACAGGATGGATTTTTCTGGCGGATGAAAATGGGAGATATACGAAATTAATTGATTACCAGTTACCAGAGGCACTTACATATGAAAACAAACGCCCGATGTGTGAAGGGGAATGTTGGTGTTTACGAGGCTTTGTGGATGGAAAATTAGAGCGGGCTGTTAATATTATTGAATGTAAAAGAATTAATAACGCAATTGAATATAATTGGGGAGATACGGAAGGGATTCTTCATCATGCAACCGTTCCTTTAAAGGCTGGAGGAGAAAAATTTGGTTTGTTAAATGTGGCGAGCCCAGGTAAAACACATTTTTCAGAAGAAGAGCTAGTGTTGCTCCAATCAGTTGCTTTTCAAATTGGAACGGCTTTAAAACGAGCAAAGTTATATGAAAATGAGAAGCGAAGAGCGCATTATTATGTGAAATTAGAACGGTTCATTCAAGTTTTAAGAACGATTCATCAAATTAATATATTGCCTGAAAAAGTTGTAAATCAATTAGGTGAAGTGTTTCAGTGGAATCAAATCGCATTCTTTATTAGGGAAGAAAAAGAATTATCCTTGCGGGCATCTTATTGCCTGGAAGAATTACAAGAAGATATAAAAGAAGCAGCGAAAGAAGCGTTAGAAAAAAGTGAACCTATTTTATTAAATCATCAAACCCATCATAAGGTAGCCTCTAATAGAACGGTTATTGCTACACCAATACAGATTCAAAGTCATATATTTGGTGTTTTATGTGTTAGTTCAAATAATGGTGAATTTGATGTGAATACGATAGATGTACTTCAAGCAATAACAAATCATATTTCTTTTGTGATAGAAAATATAAGATTAAATGAGCAACGACGTGAACTTGTACGAATGGAAGAAAGAAACCGATTAGCAAGGGATTTACATGATTCTGTTTCACAAAAATTATTTTCATTAACCTTTATGACAAAAGGTGCTGAGGCAGTTTTAAAAGGTCAAAATGAAAAGGTAGACCAATCTTTACATGAGATGCGTGAATTAGCGCAAGGAGCTTTAAAGGAAATGAGGACGTTAATTTGGCAATTACGTCCAGCTGGTTTAGAGAAAGGATTACTACCAGCTTTAAAGCAGTACGGTGAAAACTTGGGGCTGAAAATTAGGGAACAAGTTACAGGTGTCCGTGATTTGCCACGCGTAGTAGAGGAAGCGCTATGGAGAATTGGACAAGAAGCTTTAAATAACGTAAGCAAACATGCGAATGTTAGAGAAGCGACGATTTATTTCAAAGTGACGGAGAAGAATGTATCATTGGAAATAGTCGATCAAGGAAACGGCTTTGTAGAAAAGGATATAAAAGAGAAGAAATCACTTGGCATGACTACGATGCGAGAAAGAGTAGAATTAGTCGGTGGAACAATTAAAATTGTAAGTGGTAAGAAAAGGACCAGTGTAAAAATAAGCGTACCATTATGA
- the pdxK gene encoding pyridoxine/pyridoxal/pyridoxamine kinase, translating to MTLNKALTIAGSDTSGGAGIQADLKTFQELGVYGMTSLTTIVTMDPHNGWAHNVFPIPASTLKPQLETTIEGVGVDALKTGMLGSVEIIEMVAETIEKHNFKNVVVDPVMVCKGADEALHPETNDCLRDVLVPKALVVTPNLFEAYQLSGVKINSLEDMKEAAKKIHALGAKYVLIKGGSKLGTETAIDVLYDGETFDLLESEKIDTTNTHGAGCTYSAAITAELAKGKPVKEAVKTAKEFITAAIRYSFKINEYVGPTHHGAYRKFVVSKELV from the coding sequence ATGACATTAAATAAAGCACTTACTATCGCTGGTTCTGACACAAGTGGCGGTGCTGGTATACAAGCAGATTTAAAAACATTCCAAGAACTTGGTGTATACGGAATGACATCTCTTACGACAATCGTAACGATGGATCCACATAACGGTTGGGCACATAACGTATTCCCAATCCCAGCTTCTACATTAAAACCACAATTAGAAACGACAATTGAAGGTGTTGGAGTAGATGCTTTAAAAACAGGTATGCTCGGATCAGTAGAAATTATTGAAATGGTTGCAGAAACAATCGAAAAACATAATTTCAAAAATGTAGTAGTGGACCCTGTTATGGTATGTAAAGGTGCTGATGAAGCATTACATCCTGAAACGAATGATTGCTTACGTGACGTTCTAGTTCCAAAAGCATTAGTTGTAACACCAAACTTATTTGAAGCTTACCAATTAAGTGGTGTAAAAATTAATTCTCTTGAAGACATGAAAGAAGCAGCGAAAAAAATCCACGCTTTAGGTGCGAAATACGTCCTAATTAAAGGCGGTAGCAAGCTTGGTACAGAAACTGCTATCGACGTCCTATATGACGGAGAAACATTCGATCTTCTAGAATCAGAAAAGATTGATACGACAAATACACACGGCGCAGGTTGTACATATTCTGCTGCAATTACAGCAGAACTTGCAAAAGGAAAACCTGTGAAAGAAGCAGTAAAAACTGCTAAAGAATTTATCACAGCTGCTATCCGTTATTCATTCAAGATTAACGAATACGTAGGCCCAACACATCACGGTGCATATCGTAAATTCGTTGTATCAAAAGAACTTGTCTAA
- a CDS encoding diguanylate cyclase: MLKDLFVNTTIILSFIFVGGQILRDKPLKEGLSFWQKCVVGIITGMLSVLLMYFGVHIENIMLDLRYLAVILAIIIGGPIASSITVTIILITRLFLTEYSLASELACYTIILIGIGITFIWRMKASIFTKWIWFNVYSLFILAVPLSILFKDMSIVALYLVCSSVAAYITFISANYVLQSNELFQTMKQYATIDALTGLGNVRQFDLEMNRHIGNKRMTNDSLCLLLIDIDHFKYVNDTYGHPAGDEVLKQIGYILREVSPFPNLAFRKGGEEFALLIPKKGIAYGMRTGEQVRTAVENHSFQLLNGTKINITVSVGISVYEESPEQFIQAADDALYYSKRNGRNQVSSAS, translated from the coding sequence ATGTTAAAGGACTTATTTGTAAATACAACGATTATTCTTTCCTTTATTTTTGTTGGAGGTCAGATTTTAAGAGATAAACCGTTAAAAGAAGGGCTCTCTTTTTGGCAGAAATGTGTAGTAGGTATTATTACTGGAATGTTAAGTGTATTGTTGATGTACTTTGGTGTACATATTGAAAATATTATGTTGGATCTACGTTATTTAGCGGTTATTTTGGCAATTATAATCGGAGGTCCGATAGCTAGTAGTATAACAGTTACTATTATTTTGATCACCCGATTATTTTTAACTGAGTATTCTTTAGCCTCTGAATTGGCTTGTTATACGATTATATTGATAGGTATTGGGATTACTTTCATTTGGCGGATGAAAGCTTCTATATTTACAAAGTGGATCTGGTTTAATGTATATAGTTTATTTATTTTAGCAGTGCCACTTTCTATTTTATTTAAGGATATGTCTATAGTAGCACTATATTTAGTTTGTAGTAGTGTTGCAGCATATATCACATTTATAAGTGCAAATTATGTATTGCAATCCAATGAGTTATTTCAAACGATGAAGCAATATGCAACGATAGATGCATTGACAGGTTTAGGAAACGTAAGACAATTTGATTTAGAGATGAATCGTCATATTGGTAATAAGCGTATGACAAATGATTCACTTTGTTTACTACTTATAGATATTGATCATTTTAAGTATGTAAATGATACGTATGGGCATCCGGCAGGAGATGAAGTGTTAAAACAAATAGGTTATATTTTAAGAGAAGTTTCACCGTTCCCAAATTTGGCCTTTCGAAAAGGTGGAGAGGAGTTCGCGCTTTTGATACCAAAAAAGGGAATAGCTTATGGAATGCGTACGGGAGAACAAGTTCGTACAGCTGTTGAAAACCATTCATTTCAGTTGTTAAATGGGACAAAAATAAATATTACAGTTTCAGTAGGCATTTCAGTGTATGAAGAATCTCCAGAGCAATTTATTCAAGCAGCTGATGATGCATTATATTATTCCAAAAGAAATGGTAGAAATCAGGTTAGTTCTGCCTCCTAA
- a CDS encoding YbdD/YjiX family protein: MLKRLRQVWGQRKHFISLLVGVPSYEKYVEHMKRHHPEEEVVCQKQFFAEAQEARFNAKGGKISRCC; this comes from the coding sequence ATGCTTAAAAGACTACGACAAGTATGGGGACAAAGAAAACACTTTATTAGTTTGCTCGTTGGGGTACCAAGTTATGAAAAATATGTAGAGCATATGAAAAGGCATCATCCAGAAGAAGAGGTTGTATGTCAAAAACAGTTTTTTGCAGAAGCGCAAGAAGCTAGATTTAATGCAAAGGGCGGAAAGATATCACGCTGTTGTTAA
- the cstA gene encoding carbon starvation protein CstA has product MRTLKSILLWGVIAAVGAGAFGVIALSQGETINAVWLLVAAVCVYAVAYRFYSRFIARKVFGLDNNRQTPAHTLNDGKDYVPTNKWVLFGHHFAAIAGAGPLVGPILAAQMGYLPGTIWIIVGVVVAGAVQDFVILFASMRRNGKSLGEMIKDEIGPVTGLIAMIGILGIMIILLAVLALVVVKALVGSPWGMFTIAATIPIAILMGVYMRYIRPGRVGEGSAIGIILLILSLIGGQYVAENPMLASMFTFSGETIAIMLIVYGFIASALPVWMLLAPRDYLSTFLKVGTIVGLAIGILIVAPDLQMPAVSKFIDGTGPVFSGNLFPFLFITIACGAVSGFHALVSSGTTPKMIEQEGHAQPIGYGAMLMESFVAAMAMIAACVLTPGTYFAINSPAALIGTDVSQAAQVISSWGFAITPNELKDLAVNVGEQTILSRTGGAPTLAIGMAYIFSQVIGGTAMMAFWYHFAILFEALFILTTIDAGTRVGRFMIQDILGHVYKPFGKTDSTLANVIATTLCVLGWGYFLYQGVVDPLGGINTLWPLFGIANQMLAGIALLLGTTILFKMGKKAYVWVTLIPTVGLLIVTMTAGYQKLFHENPKIGFLSHAKVFQGALDEGKVLAPAKNVAQMKQIIFNDYIDAALCGIFMIVVIAVLISAIRIWIQVLRNKLMPLKEAPYIPRDESESRNYA; this is encoded by the coding sequence GTGAGAACATTGAAGTCGATTTTGCTTTGGGGAGTTATTGCAGCAGTAGGAGCGGGTGCTTTTGGTGTAATAGCTTTATCGCAAGGTGAAACTATTAATGCCGTGTGGCTCTTAGTAGCTGCGGTATGTGTATATGCAGTTGCTTATCGATTTTATAGTAGATTTATAGCGAGAAAGGTATTCGGTTTAGATAATAATCGGCAAACACCAGCCCATACATTAAACGATGGAAAGGACTATGTTCCGACGAATAAATGGGTATTATTTGGGCATCATTTTGCAGCGATTGCTGGGGCAGGACCGTTAGTAGGACCGATTTTGGCAGCGCAAATGGGTTATTTACCAGGGACAATATGGATTATTGTTGGGGTAGTTGTCGCTGGAGCTGTACAAGATTTTGTAATTTTATTTGCTTCGATGAGACGTAATGGTAAATCTTTAGGAGAAATGATTAAAGATGAAATCGGTCCTGTTACAGGGCTCATTGCAATGATTGGCATTTTAGGCATTATGATTATTTTATTAGCGGTATTAGCATTAGTAGTAGTAAAGGCGCTTGTCGGAAGTCCTTGGGGAATGTTTACAATAGCAGCGACGATTCCTATCGCTATTTTAATGGGAGTGTACATGCGCTACATTAGGCCTGGACGGGTTGGTGAAGGATCAGCAATCGGAATTATCCTACTTATACTGTCCCTTATTGGAGGGCAGTATGTAGCCGAAAATCCAATGCTTGCAAGTATGTTCACGTTTAGCGGTGAAACGATTGCTATTATGCTTATTGTATATGGATTTATCGCATCGGCCTTACCAGTGTGGATGCTTTTAGCACCACGTGACTATTTAAGCACATTTTTAAAAGTTGGAACAATTGTAGGGTTAGCAATCGGTATTTTAATTGTAGCACCCGATTTACAAATGCCGGCAGTTTCAAAATTTATTGATGGAACTGGTCCTGTGTTCTCCGGAAACTTATTCCCATTCTTATTTATTACAATTGCTTGTGGTGCAGTGTCTGGATTCCATGCTCTCGTTTCGTCAGGTACGACGCCGAAGATGATTGAGCAAGAGGGACACGCACAACCAATCGGTTACGGAGCAATGTTAATGGAGTCGTTTGTAGCGGCGATGGCGATGATTGCAGCTTGTGTATTAACACCAGGAACTTACTTTGCAATCAATAGTCCAGCAGCACTTATCGGTACGGATGTCTCTCAAGCAGCTCAAGTTATTTCTTCATGGGGATTTGCTATTACACCAAATGAATTAAAAGATCTTGCTGTGAATGTTGGAGAGCAAACGATTTTATCACGTACAGGTGGTGCGCCAACGTTAGCTATAGGTATGGCATATATTTTCTCGCAAGTAATAGGCGGAACGGCCATGATGGCCTTTTGGTATCATTTTGCAATCCTCTTTGAAGCTTTATTCATTTTAACAACAATTGATGCTGGAACGCGCGTAGGCCGATTTATGATTCAAGATATTTTAGGGCATGTATATAAGCCGTTTGGGAAAACGGATTCTACATTAGCAAATGTAATAGCTACAACGTTATGTGTATTAGGATGGGGCTATTTCTTATATCAAGGGGTAGTTGATCCGCTTGGTGGAATTAATACATTATGGCCACTTTTCGGCATTGCAAACCAAATGTTAGCAGGTATTGCATTATTACTTGGAACGACAATTTTGTTCAAAATGGGGAAAAAGGCATATGTTTGGGTGACACTTATTCCAACTGTCGGATTGCTTATTGTAACAATGACGGCGGGTTATCAAAAGCTATTTCATGAAAATCCTAAAATAGGATTTCTATCTCATGCAAAGGTGTTTCAGGGAGCATTAGATGAGGGGAAAGTGTTAGCACCAGCTAAAAATGTCGCTCAAATGAAGCAAATCATCTTCAACGATTATATCGATGCAGCACTTTGCGGAATTTTTATGATCGTTGTAATTGCTGTATTAATTTCTGCAATTAGAATTTGGATTCAAGTATTAAGAAATAAGCTAATGCCGCTAAAAGAGGCACCATATATACCTAGAGATGAAAGTGAGTCGAGGAACTATGCTTAA
- a CDS encoding LytR/AlgR family response regulator transcription factor: MKILLIMEEAEERRSLAEKFTENIRNVECFEANTGTESLFIMKKHTPDFVFLNSKLLDGTGFEYASLLREVNCYTKFIFMGGDIEESITAFRFQAFYYLLRPFREEDLQFLLYRMGKEQGEKAKSYLRKLPIEGQEGIRYIFPEDIVYVSKNKENKTVSIYTTNNQYISTYTLQELENKLNVYDFLRVHKSYLINMSYVQELKPYYNGTYNLYLDKYDEQPIPVSRNYVKKLRNKIEL, from the coding sequence ATGAAAATTTTACTGATCATGGAAGAAGCAGAAGAGCGAAGAAGTTTAGCTGAAAAATTCACTGAAAATATAAGGAATGTAGAATGTTTTGAAGCAAACACAGGAACAGAATCGTTATTTATCATGAAAAAGCATACACCAGATTTTGTTTTTTTGAATTCGAAATTACTAGATGGAACAGGTTTTGAATATGCAAGTTTATTACGTGAAGTAAATTGTTATACAAAATTTATTTTTATGGGTGGAGATATAGAAGAGTCGATTACAGCATTTCGTTTTCAAGCATTTTATTATTTACTACGCCCATTTCGCGAAGAAGATTTGCAATTCCTTTTATATAGAATGGGGAAAGAGCAAGGCGAGAAAGCAAAGAGTTATTTACGAAAATTACCGATAGAAGGTCAAGAGGGGATTCGGTATATTTTCCCTGAAGATATTGTATATGTAAGCAAAAATAAGGAAAACAAAACGGTTTCAATTTATACAACAAATAATCAGTATATTTCAACATATACACTTCAGGAGCTGGAAAATAAGCTAAATGTATATGATTTTTTACGTGTGCATAAAAGTTATTTAATTAACATGTCATATGTACAAGAGCTAAAACCTTACTATAATGGCACATATAATTTGTATTTGGATAAATATGATGAGCAACCGATTCCAGTTAGTCGTAATTATGTGAAAAAACTCCGAAATAAAATTGAATTATAG
- a CDS encoding MFS transporter, with protein MGKVKEISKRKLLGIAGLGWLFDAMDVGMLSFVMVALQKDWGLSTQEMGWIGSINSIGMAVGALVFGILSDKIGRKSVFIITLLLFSIGSGLTALTTTLAMFLVLRFLIGMGLGGELPVASTLVSESVEAHERGKIVVLLESFWAGGWLIAALISYFVIPKYGWEVAMVLSAVPALYALYLRWNLPDSPRFQKVEKRPSVIENIKSVWSGEYRKATIMLWILWFSVVFSYYGMFLWLPSVMVLKGFSLIKSFQYVLIMTLAQLPGYFTAAWFIERLGRKFVLVTYLIGTACSAYLFGVAESLTVLIVAGMLLSFFNLGAWGALYAYTPEQYPTVIRGTGAGMAAAFGRIGGILGPLLVGYLVASQASLSLIFTIFCGSILIGVFAVIVLGQETKQRELV; from the coding sequence GTGGGTAAGGTGAAAGAAATTTCGAAGCGAAAGCTACTTGGTATAGCAGGGCTTGGATGGTTATTTGACGCAATGGATGTTGGAATGCTTTCATTCGTAATGGTAGCGCTGCAAAAAGATTGGGGATTAAGTACGCAAGAAATGGGCTGGATAGGAAGCATTAATTCAATTGGTATGGCAGTTGGAGCGCTCGTTTTTGGAATATTATCAGATAAAATAGGACGGAAATCAGTCTTTATTATTACATTATTACTATTTTCTATCGGTAGTGGTTTAACTGCTTTAACGACAACACTTGCGATGTTCCTTGTTTTACGATTTTTAATTGGTATGGGGCTTGGCGGAGAACTTCCAGTTGCTTCTACATTAGTATCGGAGAGCGTTGAAGCACATGAACGTGGCAAAATAGTTGTGCTATTAGAAAGTTTTTGGGCAGGTGGATGGCTAATTGCAGCTCTTATCTCTTATTTTGTTATTCCGAAATATGGTTGGGAAGTTGCAATGGTATTGAGTGCGGTTCCAGCACTATATGCTTTATATTTAAGATGGAATTTACCGGATTCTCCGAGATTCCAAAAGGTTGAAAAAAGACCGTCGGTTATTGAAAATATAAAATCAGTTTGGTCTGGGGAATACCGTAAGGCAACAATTATGTTATGGATTCTATGGTTTTCTGTTGTCTTTTCCTATTATGGGATGTTCCTTTGGTTACCTAGTGTTATGGTATTAAAAGGATTTAGCTTAATAAAAAGTTTCCAATACGTACTGATTATGACGTTAGCTCAATTGCCAGGGTATTTCACAGCTGCTTGGTTTATTGAACGTCTTGGTCGTAAATTTGTTTTAGTTACGTATTTAATCGGTACAGCGTGCAGTGCTTACTTGTTTGGAGTGGCAGAGTCATTAACGGTATTAATCGTAGCAGGCATGTTATTATCCTTCTTTAATTTAGGTGCTTGGGGTGCATTGTATGCTTATACACCTGAACAGTATCCGACAGTTATTCGTGGTACAGGTGCAGGGATGGCTGCAGCATTTGGTCGTATTGGCGGTATTCTTGGTCCGTTATTAGTAGGATATTTGGTTGCTTCACAGGCCTCACTATCACTAATATTTACGATTTTCTGTGGATCGATTTTAATTGGCGTATTTGCTGTAATTGTACTTGGACAAGAAACGAAACAACGAGAATTAGTATAA
- a CDS encoding WecB/TagA/CpsF family glycosyltransferase: MAVQTVDILGVPFSTMTMDETVQYLKEQLEVERTHTFQVVTANPEIVMCAKKDEAFHQTLLNADLITPDGIGVVKASGMLGTPVKERVAGFDLMCNLFAKLSEENRPVSVFLLGAKPHVVQAAADHLTKTYPAVSVVGIQDGYFKQEEEENIVSRIQEAKPDLLLVALGFPRQENFIQTNKHRLETKMAVGVGGSLDVWAGEVKRAPKWIQAIHLEWFYRLCSNPTRWRRQLVLAEFLKEVMRSKK; encoded by the coding sequence ATGGCAGTACAAACAGTTGATATTCTAGGCGTTCCTTTTTCTACAATGACAATGGATGAAACGGTCCAATATTTAAAAGAACAACTAGAAGTGGAGCGAACACATACTTTTCAGGTAGTAACAGCAAATCCTGAAATTGTTATGTGTGCAAAAAAGGATGAAGCATTCCATCAAACATTATTAAATGCAGATTTAATTACACCTGATGGTATTGGAGTGGTAAAAGCAAGTGGTATGTTAGGTACACCTGTAAAGGAACGTGTAGCAGGTTTTGATTTAATGTGTAATTTATTTGCGAAGCTATCAGAAGAGAATAGACCGGTATCTGTTTTCTTACTTGGTGCAAAACCACATGTTGTACAAGCTGCAGCAGATCATCTAACGAAGACATATCCAGCTGTATCTGTTGTTGGTATACAAGATGGGTATTTTAAACAAGAAGAAGAAGAGAATATCGTTTCTCGTATTCAAGAAGCAAAGCCGGATTTATTACTTGTCGCACTTGGTTTCCCAAGACAAGAGAACTTTATCCAAACGAATAAGCATCGTTTAGAAACAAAAATGGCTGTAGGAGTGGGCGGAAGTTTAGACGTATGGGCTGGAGAAGTAAAACGCGCACCAAAATGGATTCAAGCAATCCATTTAGAGTGGTTTTATAGATTGTGTAGTAATCCAACGCGCTGGCGTCGTCAGTTAGTATTAGCGGAATTTTTAAAAGAAGTCATGCGTTCGAAAAAGTAG
- a CDS encoding glycosyltransferase family 4 protein — protein sequence MRILHMNAGAEDGGGKTHIISLLDQFPTGEVELAVFEDGIVAKDARELGIKVHVFSQKSRYDLSILKNISEFINKEKFDVVHTHGPRANFYVSLMKKRIKAKWVTTIHSDPFQDFTKQGLKGWIFTKLNLKALKNIDLFFVVTNRLKKSLAALGISNEKMHVIYNGIEYDKEKAESYNKKEMFNIDEDVFTAIQVARLHPVKGHEVLFDALQQTKLEKIKVLLVGDGPLEENLKSLATEKGINNKVEFLGHRQDVKQLFASSHVNLLTSHSEGFPLVLLEAANQRVPSIVTRAGEIEPLIVDETYGWIVPTGDGKALALALEEAYDKWKTGELAAMGKHIYEHATMNFSLQKLYEDTKETYKQLIAKNL from the coding sequence ATGAGGATATTGCATATGAATGCAGGAGCAGAAGATGGGGGAGGGAAAACACATATTATTTCACTTCTCGATCAGTTTCCAACTGGTGAAGTAGAATTAGCGGTATTTGAAGATGGAATTGTTGCGAAAGATGCAAGAGAGTTAGGGATAAAAGTCCATGTGTTTTCACAAAAATCGCGCTATGATTTATCCATTTTAAAGAATATAAGTGAATTTATTAATAAAGAAAAATTTGATGTAGTTCATACGCATGGTCCTAGAGCTAATTTCTATGTTTCTTTAATGAAAAAGAGAATAAAGGCAAAATGGGTAACGACTATTCATAGTGATCCATTTCAAGACTTTACTAAACAAGGCTTAAAAGGTTGGATTTTTACGAAATTAAATTTGAAAGCCTTAAAAAATATAGACTTATTTTTCGTTGTAACAAATAGATTGAAAAAAAGCCTGGCAGCATTAGGTATTTCAAATGAAAAGATGCATGTTATTTATAATGGAATTGAATACGATAAGGAAAAAGCAGAAAGCTATAATAAAAAGGAAATGTTCAATATTGATGAAGATGTATTTACGGCAATCCAAGTAGCACGATTACATCCTGTCAAAGGACATGAAGTTTTATTCGATGCGTTACAACAAACAAAATTAGAGAAAATTAAAGTATTGTTAGTTGGCGATGGCCCGTTAGAAGAAAATCTAAAGTCATTGGCTACTGAAAAAGGGATTAATAATAAAGTTGAGTTTTTAGGGCATCGTCAAGATGTAAAACAATTATTTGCGTCTTCACATGTAAATTTATTAACCTCCCATAGTGAAGGGTTCCCACTAGTTTTATTAGAAGCGGCAAATCAACGCGTACCATCAATTGTGACTAGGGCTGGAGAAATTGAACCATTAATTGTAGATGAAACGTACGGATGGATTGTGCCAACAGGTGATGGAAAAGCATTAGCATTAGCTTTAGAAGAAGCGTATGATAAGTGGAAAACTGGAGAATTAGCAGCAATGGGGAAACATATTTATGAGCATGCTACTATGAACTTCTCACTTCAAAAACTATATGAAGATACAAAGGAAACATATAAGCAATTAATAGCGAAAAACTTGTAA